One region of Glycine max cultivar Williams 82 chromosome 9, Glycine_max_v4.0, whole genome shotgun sequence genomic DNA includes:
- the LOC102663417 gene encoding uncharacterized protein, translating to MGERIEALETQMGNVTTTLHDLALQMQQHAQQMQQQSVILTELSKQISQKGVSPEGETSVGDSTQNESRLAGKKVKLSVFEGEDPVAWITRAEIYFDVQNTPDEMRVKLSRLSMEGSTIHWFNLLRETKDDLSWEILKRALIARYGGRRLENPFEELSTLRQTGTVEEFVEAFELLSSQVGRLPEEQYLGYFMSGLKQPIRRRVRTLNPQNRMQVMRMAKDVEEELKEEDDEGDRYYGKNRMSRSEPNGLLSKSRNGSNPIHKDFTRSNSGGYAPSQKTGSTGSNTNPTSSMNSTGRKGENDRRTLSSERWKGVRGVQSDEIAERRAKGLCFKCGGKYHPTLHKCPERAMRVLILGEGEELNEEGEIVSLEATETEGEGEGEETEAECNLIGVMGSMGEYNTMKICGKIASIDVMVLIDSGASHNFISPEITTALGLLVTPMAAKNIKLGDGHKVLSKGICEGVQIDLGPQVFHVDALVLELGGLDVVLGVSWLSTLGKVVMDWKDLSMQFMHEGRMVNLQAQGRIQEKQSCLHSFLEDKHRRGGEGWWWTQYPYHQKKEIGKQVTELLAAGVIRTSMSTFSSPVILVKKKDGSWRMCVDYRALNKATVPDKYPIPIVDELLDELYGATIFSKIDLKAGYHQIRVHKDDMHKTAFRTHNGHYEYLVMPFGLMNALATFQATMNDIFRPYLRSFVLVFFDDILVYSKSETEHLEHLKLVLSVLESHCFVANEAKCKFGCKQVDYLGHVISGDGVAVDPDKIKCVLEWPEPKNVKGVRGFLGLTGYYRKFIKDYGKIAKPLTELTKKNNFVWGKEALVAFKLLK from the exons ATGGGAGAGCGGATTGAAGCTTTGGAGACACAAATGGGTAACGTAACAACGACGTTGCATGACCTCGCTCTGCAGATGCAGCAACATGCTCAACAGATGCAGCAACAGAGTGTAATTCTTACTGAGCTCAGCAAACAGATCAGTCAGAAGGGAGTGTCGCCAGAGGGCGAAACTTCTGTTGGTGACTCAACTCAGAATGAGTCTCGCCTCGCCGGAAAGAAGGTCAAACTTTCGGTGTTTGAAGGGGAAGATCCTGTAGCGTGGATTACGCGCGCAGAGATCTATTTCGACGTGCAGAATACTCCTGATGAAATGCGGGTGAAGCTGTCTCGCCTGAGTATGGAGGGCTCAACAATCCATTGGTTTAACTTGTTACGGGAAACAAAGGATGATCTTTCGTGGGAAATTCTGAAGAGAGCTTTGATTGCGAGGTATGGTGGTAGAAGATTGGAAAATCCGTTTGAGGAGTTGTCTACCCTCCGTCAGACGGGAACGGTAGAAGAGTTTGTCGAAGCATTTGAGCTGCTTTCTTCTCAGGTGGGTCGTTTACCGGAGGAGCAGTACTTGGGTTATTTCATGAGTGGCTTGAAACAACCGATTCGGCGGCGGGTGCGAACGTTGAACCCGCAGAATCGTATGCAAGTGATGAGGATGGCCAAAGATGTTGAAGAGGAACTGAAGGAAGAAGACGATGAAGGAGATCGTTACTATGGGAAGAATCGTATGAGCCGTAGTGAGCCCAATGGGCTGCTGTCTAAATCTCGAAATGGGTCTAACCCGATCCACAAAGATTTTACCCGCTCTAATTCGGGTGGGTACGCTCCAAGTCAGAAAACGGGTTCTACCGGGTCAAATACAAATCCCACGTCCTCAATGAATTCAACAGGACGAAAAGGGGAAAATGACCGTCGTACGCTGTCGTCGGAACGGTGGAAGGGAGTTCGCGGCGTTCAGAGTGATGAAATAGCTGAACGAAGAGCCAAGGGGTTGTGTTTTAAGTGTGGAGGGAAGTACCATCCCACGCTCCACAAGTGTCCTGAACGAGCAATGCGTGTTCTGATTTTAGGAGAAGGGGAAGAGCTGAACGAGGAAGGGGAAATTGTTTCTCTTGAAGCCACTGAAACGGAgggggagggagagggagaggagaCAGAGGCGGAATGCAATCTGATTGGAGTGATGGGTAGCATGGGGGAGTATAATACGATGAAGATTTGTGGAAAAATTGCTAGTATTGATGTGATGGTTTTAATTGACAGTGGAGCTAGCCATAATTTCATCTCCCCAGAAATCACTACAGCATTAGGGTTACTTGTGACCCCTATGGCAGCTAAGAACATCAAGCTAGGTGATGGTCATAAGGTTCTTTCAAAGGGAATATGTGAAGGAGTTCAAATTGATTTGGGGCCCCAAGTTTTTCATGTGGATGCGTTGGTGTTAGAGCTGGGAGGTTTAGACGTGGTGCTGGGAGTGTCTTGGTTGAGCACTTTGGGGAAAGTGGTGATGGATTGGAAGGATCTATCAATGCAGTTTATGCACGAGGGAAGAATGGTAAACTTACAAGCTCAGGGCCGTATACAGGAAAAGCAGAGCTGCTTACACTCCTTTTTAGAGGATAAGCATAGAAGGGGAGGTGAAGGTTGGTGGTGGACTCA ATATCCTTATCACCAGAAAAAAGAAATTGGAAAGCAGGTGACGGAGTTGCTAGCTGCAGGAGTTATTAGGACCAGCATGAGCACGTTTTCGAGCCCGGTTATCTTAGTCAAAAAGAAGGATGGGTCCTGGAGGATGTGTGTGGACTATAGAGCCTTAAACAAAGCCACTGTTCCAGATAAGTATCCTATTCCAATTGTGGACGAGTTATTGGATGAATTGTATGGAGCaactattttttctaaaatagatTTAAAGGCTGGATATCATCAGATTCGTGTTCATAAGGATGATATGCATAAAACTGCTTTTAGGACTCATAATGGACACTATGAGTACCTTGTAATGCCTTTTGGGTTGATGAACGCACTAGCAACATTTCAGGCTACAATGAATGACATTTTCAGACCCTATCTTAGAAGTTTTGTATTGGTGTTTTTTGATGACATCCTGGTTTATAGCAAATCTGAAACTGAACACTTGGAGCATTTGAAATTAGTGTTGTCAGTTCTGGAATCTCATTGCTTTGTGGCCAATGAAGCTAAATGCAAGTTTGGTTGTAAACAGGTGGACTACCTTGGCCATGTCATTTCTGGAGATGGGGTAGCAGTAGACCCAGACAAAATTAAATGTGTATTAGAATGGCCTGAGCCTAAAAATGTGAAAGGAGTGCGTGGTTTTTTAGGGCTCACTGGGTATTACAGAAAATTCATTAAGGATTATGGCAAAATTGCCAAACCTTTAACTGAATTAACTAAGAAGAACAATTTTGTGTGGGGAAAAGAAGCTTTAGTTGCTTTCAAGTTACTTAAATAG